A stretch of Oreochromis aureus strain Israel breed Guangdong linkage group 11, ZZ_aureus, whole genome shotgun sequence DNA encodes these proteins:
- the notchl gene encoding neurogenic locus notch homolog protein 1 isoform X1, which translates to MIALRTFVLLALSLTCQAASGDPWGHCPVNRKCKEKFADGSCNRECTDPECLRDGFDCLKDRVPCNPGHIHYCRDHFANSLCDQGCDSAPCGWDSSECFKHQSPVWAKGTLILHTRIPHQRGVSFNSSVLWALSVLLLSPLKLRDSVPLATTRNLFDFNAQELANMLAQASPADSDGSLLFLQVDNRPCSRSPSTCFPYATEAANFLRAVKELKPTSFPNLSELDAVISIRGVREEIGSREEEKEVEEPTPAWLWAVVAIAIGLLLLLPLVVILVVRRVRQQRAKRNSTDRVQHRSKVTDSDSKAKAWIQHATHQEQRVRTSREKDKISLKKKKKAKEAEKKRRREPLGEDAMRMRPLKRDQDIGSDTDFTQSSMEDLSVRCSRRQDDASICDHRTQEQKHYRAGASQPRRAIQSPPRGWERNAMPPPLLSPPQQSAEWCGPDGSVVLIRAVRSGLDRVVLELLRAGVPVNNTDHTGRSALHWACSVNHLSLARTLIRYGAAVDLQDNKGETALFLSALHGCYDTARLLLLHGANLELHDRRGRRPIDVAREGMRHQVLELLLAHEIQRGPIPVDTGSDMMWEERALMYSPWVGSQGLPGRSASFSGIIGHRDMTPPVQNDWSMGRVQYPPPQNWRPQLNQSATALVPPRVMGRSPRPISTLQEVTSEDEDRDRHQEVPRAATPHFLSPQPAPRQRSFSCTQHALQRRSSAHQPEPNYLIVSDRAPNEPVERVVVSPPTDAATPPEHQPAANGDSVIRVEQAAVSSTNSEQKSRSERLNNMTDSTQTAL; encoded by the exons ATGATAGCTCTGAGGACGTTTGTTCTTCTGGCACTGAGCTTGACATGTCAAG CTGCATCTGGTGATCCATGGGGCCACTGCCCGGTGAACCGAAAATGTAAGGAAAAGTTTGCAGATGGGTCGTGTAACAGAGAGTGTACGGACCCCGAGTGTCTTAGAGACGGCTTTGACTGCCTGAAGGACAGGGTTCCCTGCAA CCCGGGCCACATTCACTACTGCCGTGATCATTTTGCCAACTCCCTCTGTGATCAGGGATGTGATAGCGCGCCCTGTGGATGGGACAGCAGCGAATGCTTCAAACACCAGAGCCCCGTGTGGGCTAAAGGCACCCTGATCCTACACACTCGAATCCCACATCAACGTGGCGTCTCCTTCAACAGCTCCGTGCTCTGGGCACTCAGCGTCCTCCTCCTGTCACCGCTTAAGCTGAGAGACTCCGTGCCCCTCGCCACCACCAGGAATTTGTTTGACTTTAATGCTCAGGAGCTTGCCAACATGCTGGCGCAGGCGTCACCAGCAGACTCAGATGG CTCCCTCCTTTTCCTCCAAGTGGACAACAGGCCATGCTCCCGTTCACCCTCTACCTGTTTCCCTTATGCAACCGAGGCCGCAAATTTCCTACGTGCTGTAAAGGAACTAAAACCTACCTCTTTCCCCAACCTCTCAGAGCTGGATGCCGTCATCAGCATTAGAGGTGTCCGAGAGGAAATaggaagcagagaggaggaaaaggaaGTTGAAG AGCCGACTCCTGCGTGGCTTTGGGCCGTAGTTGCCATAGCCATtgggcttctgctgctgctgcctcttgTGGTAATCCTGGTGGTGAGGAGGGTGAGGCAGCAGCGGGCAAAGAGGAACAGTACTGACAGGGTGCAGCACCGGTCTAAAGTCACCGACAGTGACAGCAAAGCCAAGGCCTGGATACAGCATGCTACACACCAAGAACAACGGGTCAGAACCAGCAGAGAGAAGGATAAGATCAgcttgaagaaaaagaaaaaggccaaggaagcagaaaaaaagagaaggaggGAACCGCTAGGGGAGGATGCCATGCGAATGCG GCCTCTTAAGAGGGACCAGGATATAGGAAGCGACACAGACTTTACCCAGAGTTCAATGGAGGACCTCAGTGTGAGATGCTCCAGACGTCAGGATGATGCCTCCATCTGTGACCACAGGACCCAGGAGCAGAAACACTACCGTGCTGGAGCCTCTCAGCCCCGCAGAGCTATACAGT CTCCACCTAGAGGTTGGGAGAGGAACGCCATGCCTCCTCCGCTGCTCAGTCCTCCTCAGCAG TCTGCAGAGTGGTGCGGCCCAGATGGGTCTGTGGTTCTGATCCGAGCAGTGCGTAGTGGGCTGGACAGAGTGGTCTTGGAGCTTCTGCGAGCAGGAGTGCCAGTCAACAATACGGATCATACTG GGAGATCAGCCCTGCACTGGGCATGCTCAGTAAACCACCTCTCCCTAGCAAGGACCCTCATTCGCTACGGTGCTGCTGTGGACCTACAAGACAATAAG GGCGAGACAGCACTCTTCCTCTCTGCCCTCCATGGCTGCTATGACACTGCcagacttcttcttcttcatggcGCCAATCTTGAGCTACACGACCGGAGGGGACGCCGGCCAATTGACGTGGCCAGAGAGGGAATGCGTCACCAAGTGCTGGAACTCCTGTTGGCTCATGAGATCCAGAGAGGACCCATCCCTGTGGACACGGGAAGCGACATGATGTGGGAGGAGCGCGCTCTGATGTACTCACCGTGGGTCGGCTCACAAGGCCTGCCCGGAAGAAGTGCTTCTTTCTCTGGTATCATAGGGCATCGGGATATGACCCCACCAGTACAAAA TGACTGGTCCATGGGCCGAGTGCAGTACCCTCCTCCGCAGAACTGGCGACCCCAGCTCAACCAGTCAGCAACGGCTCTCGTTCCTCCACGGGTCATGGGCCGCTCCCCTCGGCCAATCAGCACCTTACAAGAGGTAACGTCAGAAGATGAGGACCGTGACAGGCATCAGGAAGTGCCCAGAGCTGCCACGCCTCACTTCCTGTCCCCCCAGCCTGCCCCTCGGCAGCGTTCCTTCTCCTGCACCCAGCACGCACTGCAGCGCCGCTCCAGCGCTCACCAGCCAGAACCCAATTACCTTATAGTGTCAGACAGAGCACCCAATGAGCCCGTAGAGAGAGTAGTTGTTTCCCCTCCCACCGATGCTGCCACCCCACCAGAACACCAGCCAGCTGCAAATGGAGACAGTGTTATTAGAGTAGAGCAAGCAGCAGTAAGTTCAACGAACTCGGAACAGAAATCCAGAAGTGAGAGGTTAAACAACATGACTGACTCCACACAAACAGCCCTGtag
- the notchl gene encoding neurogenic locus notch homolog protein 1 isoform X2 → MGPLPGEPKIPGHIHYCRDHFANSLCDQGCDSAPCGWDSSECFKHQSPVWAKGTLILHTRIPHQRGVSFNSSVLWALSVLLLSPLKLRDSVPLATTRNLFDFNAQELANMLAQASPADSDGSLLFLQVDNRPCSRSPSTCFPYATEAANFLRAVKELKPTSFPNLSELDAVISIRGVREEIGSREEEKEVEEPTPAWLWAVVAIAIGLLLLLPLVVILVVRRVRQQRAKRNSTDRVQHRSKVTDSDSKAKAWIQHATHQEQRVRTSREKDKISLKKKKKAKEAEKKRRREPLGEDAMRMRPLKRDQDIGSDTDFTQSSMEDLSVRCSRRQDDASICDHRTQEQKHYRAGASQPRRAIQSPPRGWERNAMPPPLLSPPQQSAEWCGPDGSVVLIRAVRSGLDRVVLELLRAGVPVNNTDHTGRSALHWACSVNHLSLARTLIRYGAAVDLQDNKGETALFLSALHGCYDTARLLLLHGANLELHDRRGRRPIDVAREGMRHQVLELLLAHEIQRGPIPVDTGSDMMWEERALMYSPWVGSQGLPGRSASFSGIIGHRDMTPPVQNDWSMGRVQYPPPQNWRPQLNQSATALVPPRVMGRSPRPISTLQEVTSEDEDRDRHQEVPRAATPHFLSPQPAPRQRSFSCTQHALQRRSSAHQPEPNYLIVSDRAPNEPVERVVVSPPTDAATPPEHQPAANGDSVIRVEQAAVSSTNSEQKSRSERLNNMTDSTQTAL, encoded by the exons ATGGGGCCACTGCCCGGTGAACCGAAAAT CCCGGGCCACATTCACTACTGCCGTGATCATTTTGCCAACTCCCTCTGTGATCAGGGATGTGATAGCGCGCCCTGTGGATGGGACAGCAGCGAATGCTTCAAACACCAGAGCCCCGTGTGGGCTAAAGGCACCCTGATCCTACACACTCGAATCCCACATCAACGTGGCGTCTCCTTCAACAGCTCCGTGCTCTGGGCACTCAGCGTCCTCCTCCTGTCACCGCTTAAGCTGAGAGACTCCGTGCCCCTCGCCACCACCAGGAATTTGTTTGACTTTAATGCTCAGGAGCTTGCCAACATGCTGGCGCAGGCGTCACCAGCAGACTCAGATGG CTCCCTCCTTTTCCTCCAAGTGGACAACAGGCCATGCTCCCGTTCACCCTCTACCTGTTTCCCTTATGCAACCGAGGCCGCAAATTTCCTACGTGCTGTAAAGGAACTAAAACCTACCTCTTTCCCCAACCTCTCAGAGCTGGATGCCGTCATCAGCATTAGAGGTGTCCGAGAGGAAATaggaagcagagaggaggaaaaggaaGTTGAAG AGCCGACTCCTGCGTGGCTTTGGGCCGTAGTTGCCATAGCCATtgggcttctgctgctgctgcctcttgTGGTAATCCTGGTGGTGAGGAGGGTGAGGCAGCAGCGGGCAAAGAGGAACAGTACTGACAGGGTGCAGCACCGGTCTAAAGTCACCGACAGTGACAGCAAAGCCAAGGCCTGGATACAGCATGCTACACACCAAGAACAACGGGTCAGAACCAGCAGAGAGAAGGATAAGATCAgcttgaagaaaaagaaaaaggccaaggaagcagaaaaaaagagaaggaggGAACCGCTAGGGGAGGATGCCATGCGAATGCG GCCTCTTAAGAGGGACCAGGATATAGGAAGCGACACAGACTTTACCCAGAGTTCAATGGAGGACCTCAGTGTGAGATGCTCCAGACGTCAGGATGATGCCTCCATCTGTGACCACAGGACCCAGGAGCAGAAACACTACCGTGCTGGAGCCTCTCAGCCCCGCAGAGCTATACAGT CTCCACCTAGAGGTTGGGAGAGGAACGCCATGCCTCCTCCGCTGCTCAGTCCTCCTCAGCAG TCTGCAGAGTGGTGCGGCCCAGATGGGTCTGTGGTTCTGATCCGAGCAGTGCGTAGTGGGCTGGACAGAGTGGTCTTGGAGCTTCTGCGAGCAGGAGTGCCAGTCAACAATACGGATCATACTG GGAGATCAGCCCTGCACTGGGCATGCTCAGTAAACCACCTCTCCCTAGCAAGGACCCTCATTCGCTACGGTGCTGCTGTGGACCTACAAGACAATAAG GGCGAGACAGCACTCTTCCTCTCTGCCCTCCATGGCTGCTATGACACTGCcagacttcttcttcttcatggcGCCAATCTTGAGCTACACGACCGGAGGGGACGCCGGCCAATTGACGTGGCCAGAGAGGGAATGCGTCACCAAGTGCTGGAACTCCTGTTGGCTCATGAGATCCAGAGAGGACCCATCCCTGTGGACACGGGAAGCGACATGATGTGGGAGGAGCGCGCTCTGATGTACTCACCGTGGGTCGGCTCACAAGGCCTGCCCGGAAGAAGTGCTTCTTTCTCTGGTATCATAGGGCATCGGGATATGACCCCACCAGTACAAAA TGACTGGTCCATGGGCCGAGTGCAGTACCCTCCTCCGCAGAACTGGCGACCCCAGCTCAACCAGTCAGCAACGGCTCTCGTTCCTCCACGGGTCATGGGCCGCTCCCCTCGGCCAATCAGCACCTTACAAGAGGTAACGTCAGAAGATGAGGACCGTGACAGGCATCAGGAAGTGCCCAGAGCTGCCACGCCTCACTTCCTGTCCCCCCAGCCTGCCCCTCGGCAGCGTTCCTTCTCCTGCACCCAGCACGCACTGCAGCGCCGCTCCAGCGCTCACCAGCCAGAACCCAATTACCTTATAGTGTCAGACAGAGCACCCAATGAGCCCGTAGAGAGAGTAGTTGTTTCCCCTCCCACCGATGCTGCCACCCCACCAGAACACCAGCCAGCTGCAAATGGAGACAGTGTTATTAGAGTAGAGCAAGCAGCAGTAAGTTCAACGAACTCGGAACAGAAATCCAGAAGTGAGAGGTTAAACAACATGACTGACTCCACACAAACAGCCCTGtag
- the LOC120442740 gene encoding transcription factor HES-7-like, giving the protein MAYKVGLIKSQVEKRRRERMNRSLECLRTMLLQEPHKGSTQHRVEKAEILEHTVLFLQNTAKGDKTTGGGGDQKRSFQDGFCTCLQRAAGFLGPEGKGSELGSALDAAFAARLARSDSQPEGLQSRNFVPHAKFILRMLRQKSKLRLPARASGEKRLIRPYPLPLQQRFPRVPKQPQKQRESEIRAERGATKQSSSQSSPSSQTLWRPWP; this is encoded by the exons ATGGCCTATAAGGTCGGG TTAATAAAATCTCAGGTGGAGAAACGTCGAAGGGAGAGAATGAACCGCAGTTTGGAGTGTCTGAGGACCATGTTGCTGCAGGAGCCACATAAA GGGTCCACTCAGCACCGAGTGGAGAAAGCTGAGATACTAGAGCACACAGTCCTCTTCCTCCAGAACACTGCCAAAGGAGACAAGACTACAGGTGGAGGTGGGGACCAGAAACGCTCCTTCCAGGACGGTTTCTGCACTTGCCTGCAGAGAGCTGCGGGGTTTCTGGGCCCCGAGGGGAAAGGGTCGGAGCTCGGATCGGCGCTGGATGCAGCTTTCGCCGCACGTTTGGCCCGTTCAGACTCACAGCCCGAAGGTCTCCAAAGCAGAAACTTTGTGCCACACGCAAAGTTTATTCTGCGGATGCTGAGGCAGAAGTCCAAGCTCAGACTGCCGGCACGTGCCTCCGGGGAGAAACGTTTGATCCGACCTTACCCACTCCCACTCCAACAAAGGTTTCCCAGAGTCCCCAAACAGCCTCAGAAACAAAGAGAGTCTGAGATCAGAGCGGAGAGAGGAGCGACCAAACAGAGCTCATCCCAGAGCTCCCCGTCCAGCCAGACTTTGTGGAGACCTTGGCCCTGA
- the LOC116311332 gene encoding NACHT, LRR and PYD domains-containing protein 1b allele 5-like, translating to MMQHSSNWTKLEPEVNTTDADKPPTYSLQSEAGAFECRVSGLRWVCKENISFQYHFCSWGGHMERVESRQYMPAGPVIDVAVTAGQLSEMHLPHWVCIDDTPDKFAVLHLDDCGDFVEKVCEVTASHVKLNELTYFPKAVVMKMGPPVKIRCNVLLYYKPNTSFLKLHVYVIPNDPALQRKVDKQELCYGYEKITKPCPDEYLKMHHGFSLIADTDSAEIQPKKITLRYDGQDPNFYEVYIENPKGCFNLKLQYALSKKCEPVYEPVWTCKLQKDDHPKSGYGEGPRSSRGITGVTTVDKHCE from the exons ATGATG CAGCATTCCAGCAACTGGACTAAACTTGAGCCTGAGGTGAACACTACAGATGCAGACAAGCCTCCAACTTACAG CCTTCAGTCTGAAGCGGGAGCCTTTGAATGCCGTGTCTCTGGCTTGCGCTGGGTTTGTAAGGAAAACATCAGCTTTCAGTACCACTTTTGCTCTTGGGGAGGACACATGGAGAGAGTGGAAAGCAGACAGTACATGCCTGCAGGTCCTGTAATTGACGTTGCAGTCACTGCTGGGCAGTTAAGTGAAATGCACCTGCCACACTGGGTTTGTATAG ATGACACCCCCGACAAGTTTGCAGTCCTGCATCTAGATGACTGCGGAGATTTTGTAGAAAAAGTGTGTGAGGTCACAGCATCACATGTCAAGTTAAACGAGTTAACTTACTTTCCGAAAGCAGTCGTGATGAAGATGGGCCCCCCTGTTAAAATCCGCTGTAACGTGTTGCTATACTACAAACCCAACACCTCATTCCTCAAACTCCACGTCTATGTGATTCCAAATGATCCTGCTCTACAACGG aaAGTGGACAAGCAAGAATTGTGTTATGGATATGAAAAAATTACCAAGCCATGCCCAGATGAGTACCTCAAAATGCATCATGGTTTCTCCCTCATAGCCGACACAGACTCAGCAGAAATTCAACCAAAG AAAATAACCCTCAGATATGATGGCCAGGACCCAAACTTCTATGAAGTGTACATTGAAAATCCCAAGGGATGCTTCAATCTAAAACTTCAGTATGCTTTGTCAAAAAAATGTGAACCAGTGTATGAACCAGTCTGGACCTGTAAACTCCAGAAAG aCGATCATCCAAAGTCTGGTTATGGGGAAG GTCCAAGATCCTCGAGGGGAATAACTGGTGTCACTACTGTTG ACAAACACTGTGAATAA